The Desulfofundulus luciae genome includes a region encoding these proteins:
- a CDS encoding molybdopterin molybdotransferase MoeA, whose translation MKELFQAVTIKEAREIVLNHVSFPREGEKVSLLSALDRCLLHDVVAVDDVPGFDRSTMDGFAVRARDTFGASEGLPAYLEVAGEVLMGVAPGGELKPGQAWRIATGGMLPPGADAVVMVEHTEELDEKTIGVTRPVAPGENVVRRGEDVPAGSVVLPAGHRLRPQDLGILAAAGVVAVEVRRPLRVGIISTGDEVVSPEEKPAPGQVRDINSYTLYGAVAACGGEPRLYGIVRDDFYQLQERLARALSENDMVLLSGGSSVGTRDVAARVIDSLGQPGVLFHGVSLKPGKPSVGAVVNGKPVFGLPGHPASALVVFELLVAPLIRSYSYPQESFWEFPLRARITRNLRSAAGREDFVRVKLRLQDGELHAEPVLGKSGLITTMVRADGLARIPAGKEGVEAGEWVEVKLF comes from the coding sequence ATGAAGGAATTATTTCAGGCAGTTACCATTAAAGAGGCGCGGGAAATAGTTTTAAACCATGTGTCATTTCCCCGGGAGGGGGAGAAAGTTTCATTGTTGTCCGCCCTCGACCGTTGTCTTTTGCACGATGTAGTGGCCGTTGACGATGTGCCCGGCTTTGACCGTTCCACCATGGACGGTTTTGCCGTGCGGGCAAGGGATACCTTTGGCGCCTCCGAGGGCCTGCCCGCCTACCTGGAAGTGGCGGGGGAAGTCCTGATGGGTGTGGCGCCGGGAGGGGAGTTAAAGCCGGGCCAGGCCTGGCGCATTGCCACCGGCGGTATGCTGCCTCCGGGCGCCGACGCGGTGGTGATGGTGGAGCATACCGAGGAGCTGGATGAGAAAACCATTGGCGTTACCAGGCCCGTGGCCCCCGGGGAAAACGTCGTCCGCCGGGGCGAGGATGTCCCGGCCGGGAGCGTGGTGTTGCCGGCGGGACACCGCCTGCGGCCGCAGGACCTGGGGATACTGGCCGCAGCCGGGGTTGTTGCGGTGGAAGTAAGACGCCCCTTAAGGGTGGGTATCATCTCCACCGGCGATGAAGTGGTCTCCCCGGAAGAAAAGCCGGCTCCGGGCCAGGTGCGGGACATCAACTCCTATACCCTTTACGGCGCGGTGGCCGCCTGTGGCGGCGAACCCCGCCTGTACGGCATTGTCCGGGACGACTTTTACCAGCTGCAGGAACGGCTGGCCCGGGCCCTTTCTGAAAACGATATGGTGCTGCTCTCCGGGGGTAGCTCGGTGGGCACCCGGGACGTGGCGGCCCGGGTGATTGATTCCCTGGGGCAGCCGGGGGTTTTATTTCACGGAGTTTCCCTGAAACCCGGCAAGCCCTCCGTGGGGGCGGTGGTGAACGGCAAACCGGTCTTCGGGCTGCCCGGGCATCCCGCCTCGGCCCTGGTGGTCTTTGAGCTGCTGGTGGCCCCTTTGATTAGATCTTACAGTTACCCCCAGGAAAGCTTTTGGGAATTCCCCTTGAGGGCACGGATAACCCGCAATTTGCGTTCCGCCGCCGGGCGGGAGGATTTCGTGCGGGTGAAACTGCGTTTGCAGGACGGGGAGCTTCACGCGGAGCCCGTGCTGGGCAAATCGGGCCTGATTACTACTATGGTTCGTGCCGACGGGCTGGCCCGCATCCCGGCGGGCAAAGAAGGTGTAGAAGCAGGCGAATGGGTGGAGGTCAAACTTTTTTGA
- a CDS encoding MoaD/ThiS family protein: MARIELRAFGPLMKIFSHRGWPFPLHVEIAPGDTPGTLLKRLEIPEEQVEVVFINGRVEKKSHPMQDGDRVAFVPPGIPSIHRVMLGFYGKKQ, translated from the coding sequence ATGGCCAGAATAGAACTGCGGGCCTTTGGCCCGTTGATGAAGATTTTTTCCCACCGGGGCTGGCCTTTCCCCCTGCATGTGGAAATCGCTCCCGGTGATACTCCCGGGACTCTATTAAAGCGTCTGGAAATACCTGAAGAACAGGTGGAAGTGGTCTTTATCAATGGCCGGGTGGAAAAAAAGAGCCATCCTATGCAAGACGGCGACCGGGTGGCTTTTGTCCCGCCGGGCATACCGTCCATTCACAGGGTCATGCTGGGTTTTTACGGGAAAAAGCAATGA
- a CDS encoding 4Fe-4S binding protein, whose protein sequence is MAEAQKQQKEVVITLNGVQFVVPPGTKVKDAAASAGVEIPPLKVDPGKCKGCQMCTKACETGAISGNKKEPHSIDQALCIRCGECLAKCKLGAIVPA, encoded by the coding sequence ATGGCCGAAGCCCAAAAACAACAAAAAGAGGTGGTCATTACTTTAAACGGTGTCCAGTTTGTAGTGCCGCCGGGAACCAAAGTCAAAGATGCCGCTGCGTCTGCGGGCGTGGAGATTCCGCCTTTAAAAGTGGATCCGGGAAAATGCAAGGGTTGCCAGATGTGCACCAAGGCCTGTGAAACAGGCGCCATCTCGGGCAATAAAAAGGAACCCCATTCCATTGACCAGGCCCTGTGTATCCGCTGCGGCGAGTGCCTGGCAAAGTGCAAGCTGGGTGCTATTGTTCCTGCTTAA
- a CDS encoding Crp/Fnr family transcriptional regulator: protein MNENLMGREKKMEVKRCLCLKDIPLFTGVERETFRPICQAATKRYIRRGEVLFYQGDKVDTVCLVKEGSFKMVRVSEDGRETILQIITRGETIGEAALFQEKCHPATAIALEDAKVCSISRRLVEEVIKKTPDLAWQVIASLGSRLYATWEQVAELNSLTTREKVLSLLIRLAREHGEVCPEGTRIKLHLTQQEIASMVGASRVMVAQVLKELATSNYLYREEKYYVLRDRCF from the coding sequence TTGAATGAAAATTTGATGGGCAGGGAAAAGAAGATGGAAGTAAAACGTTGCCTTTGCCTTAAGGATATTCCCCTTTTTACTGGTGTGGAGAGGGAAACCTTTCGGCCCATTTGCCAGGCTGCTACAAAACGCTATATCCGGAGGGGAGAGGTTCTTTTTTACCAGGGGGATAAAGTAGATACTGTTTGCCTGGTTAAGGAAGGAAGTTTTAAAATGGTACGGGTAAGCGAAGATGGCCGGGAGACAATTTTGCAAATCATTACCCGGGGCGAAACAATCGGTGAAGCTGCTCTGTTTCAGGAAAAATGTCATCCGGCAACTGCCATCGCTCTAGAAGACGCCAAAGTTTGCAGCATCAGCAGACGCCTCGTGGAAGAGGTAATCAAAAAAACACCGGATCTGGCGTGGCAGGTTATTGCTAGCTTGGGAAGCCGTCTTTATGCTACCTGGGAGCAGGTAGCCGAATTAAATTCGCTTACTACCCGGGAGAAAGTGTTAAGTTTATTAATACGGCTGGCCCGGGAACACGGTGAAGTCTGCCCTGAAGGTACGCGTATCAAGCTCCATCTAACTCAGCAGGAAATAGCTTCCATGGTAGGAGCATCTCGGGTAATGGTGGCACAGGTGCTGAAAGAACTGGCCACGAGTAATTACCTCTACCGGGAAGAAAAGTACTATGTTTTACGTGATCGATGCTTTTAA
- a CDS encoding molybdopterin biosynthesis protein yields the protein MSKVTGKRDVYLDDRPWEEALEEYMAYLEQKGVLNPGPPEVVAVEEARGRVTAAPVYARVSSPHYHAAAMDGYAVRAALTFGASETAPKRLAVGSEAIMVDTGDPLPEGCDAVIMVEDVHFVSPEVLEITQPVYPWQHVRPIGEDIVATEMIVPANHRVRPVDIGGLLAGGVTEISVHPRPRVAILPTGTELVEPGRELRPGDIIDYNSRMLAGLVSEWGGDPVRKKITADDFEALRQSLLEALQESDVVLINAGSSAGSEDYTAEVIRSLGRVLVHGVATKPGKPVILGEVDGRPVIGVPGYPVSAYLCADLFVKPIIYKKLGSVPPARRKIEATVSRKLVSSLGVEEFVRVKLGQVGDKIIATPISRGAGIIMSLIRADGIVRVPRLSEGYGAGQAVPVELLRPLEEIKETTVIIGSHDIALDVLANYLRRLYPQASLSSAHVGSLAGLNALKRGEAHCAGTHLLDEETGEYNVSYIQRLLPDRGVVLVNLVYREQGLIVAKGNPKGIRGLEDLARPGVTFVNRQRGAGTRVLLDYHLKQLGISPDQINGYEREEYTHMAVAAAVAGGVDAGLGIRAAAVALGLDFIPLAEERYDLCIPREYWDTPYIQRLLTVMNLPEFRKEVQALGGYDLRDCGKVMWEQK from the coding sequence TTGTCTAAAGTTACGGGCAAACGGGACGTTTATCTGGACGACCGGCCCTGGGAAGAAGCCCTGGAAGAATACATGGCTTACCTTGAGCAAAAGGGGGTACTTAATCCCGGCCCGCCCGAGGTGGTGGCGGTGGAGGAAGCCCGGGGCCGGGTGACGGCGGCTCCCGTTTATGCACGGGTGTCTTCGCCCCACTACCACGCGGCGGCCATGGACGGCTATGCGGTCAGGGCTGCCCTTACCTTTGGTGCTTCCGAAACTGCTCCCAAACGGCTGGCTGTGGGCAGCGAGGCCATCATGGTCGATACGGGTGATCCCCTCCCCGAAGGGTGCGATGCGGTGATCATGGTGGAGGACGTGCATTTTGTGTCCCCGGAAGTCCTGGAGATCACCCAGCCGGTTTATCCCTGGCAGCACGTGCGGCCCATTGGGGAAGATATCGTCGCTACGGAAATGATCGTTCCCGCCAATCACCGGGTGCGCCCGGTGGACATCGGGGGGCTCCTGGCCGGCGGGGTAACGGAAATTTCCGTCCACCCCCGGCCGCGGGTGGCCATTTTGCCCACCGGTACGGAACTGGTGGAGCCGGGTCGGGAGCTGAGGCCCGGGGATATTATCGACTATAACAGCCGGATGCTGGCAGGCCTGGTGAGCGAGTGGGGGGGCGATCCGGTCCGCAAAAAAATCACCGCCGATGATTTTGAGGCCCTGCGCCAGTCCCTGCTCGAAGCCCTGCAGGAATCCGATGTGGTCCTGATCAATGCCGGTTCATCGGCCGGCAGCGAGGACTACACGGCGGAAGTAATCAGAAGTCTGGGCCGGGTGCTGGTGCACGGTGTGGCCACCAAGCCGGGGAAACCGGTGATCCTGGGGGAAGTGGACGGGCGGCCGGTGATCGGGGTGCCCGGTTACCCCGTATCGGCCTACCTGTGTGCCGATTTGTTTGTTAAACCAATCATATACAAAAAGCTTGGTTCCGTCCCGCCAGCCCGCCGGAAAATTGAAGCCACCGTTTCCCGCAAGCTGGTCTCCTCCCTGGGAGTAGAGGAGTTTGTACGGGTCAAACTGGGACAGGTGGGGGACAAGATCATTGCCACACCAATATCCCGGGGAGCGGGCATTATTATGTCCCTGATCCGGGCCGACGGGATTGTGCGGGTGCCCCGGCTTTCCGAGGGTTACGGTGCGGGCCAGGCGGTGCCGGTGGAACTCCTGCGTCCCCTGGAGGAGATCAAGGAAACCACCGTCATCATCGGCAGCCACGATATCGCCCTGGACGTCCTGGCCAATTACCTGCGGCGCCTTTACCCCCAGGCAAGCCTGTCCAGCGCCCATGTAGGGAGCCTGGCGGGTCTGAACGCCTTGAAAAGGGGGGAGGCCCACTGTGCCGGCACGCACCTTTTGGATGAGGAAACGGGGGAGTACAACGTTTCCTATATCCAGCGGCTGCTGCCGGACAGGGGAGTAGTGCTGGTCAACCTGGTCTACCGGGAGCAGGGGCTGATTGTGGCCAAAGGCAATCCCAAAGGGATCAGGGGGCTGGAAGACCTGGCCCGGCCCGGTGTCACCTTTGTGAACCGGCAGCGGGGGGCGGGTACCCGGGTTTTGCTGGATTACCACTTGAAACAGCTGGGGATCAGCCCGGACCAAATAAACGGTTACGAGCGGGAGGAATACACCCACATGGCCGTAGCGGCGGCCGTGGCCGGCGGGGTGGACGCAGGGCTTGGCATCCGGGCCGCCGCGGTGGCCCTGGGGCTCGACTTCATACCCCTGGCCGAGGAGCGTTACGACCTCTGCATCCCCCGGGAATACTGGGATACACCTTACATCCAGCGTTTGTTGACCGTGATGAACCTGCCGGAGTTCCGGAAAGAGGTACAGGCCCTGGGCGGCTACGACCTGCGGGACTGCGGCAAGGTCATGTGGGAACAGAAGTAA
- a CDS encoding substrate-binding domain-containing protein — protein sequence MFKRILTPVLTLLLALMLIAGCSSNTAREKAKQGQPAQEKPQKQDVILATTTSTQDSGLLDVLIPEFEKKTGYKVKTIAVGTGQALEMGKKGEADVLLVHAPKAEKELVDSGVGINYRLVMHNDFVVVGPENDPAGVKSAKNTVEAFKKIAQTQSTFVSRGDESGTHKKEKDIWKEAGITPGGKWYQEAGTGMGNTLNIASEKGGYTLSDRATYLANQKHLKLKILYEGDKTLLNIYHVMQVNPEKFSKVNAEGAKAFVDFMVSPETQQIIGKFGVDKYGQPLFFPDAGKKEEELGK from the coding sequence ATGTTTAAGCGAATTCTTACCCCTGTATTAACCCTTCTCCTTGCGCTCATGCTTATTGCAGGCTGCTCTTCCAATACCGCACGGGAAAAAGCAAAACAGGGACAGCCGGCCCAGGAAAAACCGCAAAAACAGGACGTAATTCTTGCCACCACCACCAGCACTCAGGACAGCGGTCTCCTGGATGTACTTATTCCCGAATTTGAAAAGAAAACCGGTTATAAAGTGAAAACCATTGCCGTGGGCACGGGACAGGCCCTGGAAATGGGCAAAAAAGGTGAAGCGGACGTGCTGCTGGTGCACGCCCCCAAAGCAGAAAAGGAACTGGTAGACAGCGGCGTTGGCATCAACTACCGGCTGGTAATGCACAACGACTTTGTGGTGGTCGGCCCGGAAAATGACCCGGCCGGAGTCAAGTCGGCCAAAAACACTGTGGAAGCCTTTAAGAAAATCGCCCAAACCCAGAGCACCTTTGTTTCCCGCGGGGATGAATCTGGCACCCACAAGAAAGAAAAAGACATCTGGAAAGAAGCCGGCATTACCCCCGGCGGCAAATGGTACCAGGAAGCCGGCACGGGCATGGGCAATACTCTGAACATTGCCTCGGAAAAGGGAGGCTATACCCTCAGTGACCGGGCAACCTACCTGGCCAACCAGAAACACCTGAAGTTGAAAATTTTGTACGAGGGAGATAAAACCCTGCTGAACATCTATCACGTGATGCAGGTCAACCCGGAAAAGTTCAGTAAGGTCAATGCCGAAGGTGCAAAGGCCTTTGTTGACTTCATGGTTTCACCTGAAACCCAGCAGATCATCGGCAAGTTCGGGGTAGACAAGTACGGCCAGCCGTTGTTCTTCCCCGATGCCGGTAAAAAGGAAGAAGAACTGGGGAAGTAG
- a CDS encoding energy-coupling factor ABC transporter ATP-binding protein has product MNNTILEVHNLQFKRGNREILNIDHFALYERETIALIGANGAGKSTLLQVMALLLKPTRGTVEFRGVPATPRNALAIRRRMAVVFQEPLLLNTTVYENVATGLKLRGVPQGEMKKRVDRWLELLGIAHLAGRRSHQLSGGEAQRVSLARAFALEPDVLFLDEPFSALDFPTRLSLLNELDRLLKDTGIAAIFVTHDFSEVPYLTDRVAVLKNGRLVKTGTFEEIFKVKPRRENYITSLYRVFESDAAG; this is encoded by the coding sequence GTGAATAACACTATCTTAGAAGTGCACAATCTACAGTTCAAACGGGGAAACCGGGAAATTTTAAATATCGATCATTTTGCCCTTTACGAGAGGGAAACCATCGCCCTGATCGGGGCAAATGGAGCCGGCAAAAGCACCCTGTTGCAGGTAATGGCCCTTTTATTAAAACCAACCCGCGGAACCGTGGAATTCCGGGGCGTACCGGCCACCCCCCGAAATGCCCTGGCCATTCGCCGGCGCATGGCCGTGGTGTTCCAGGAACCGCTTCTTTTAAATACCACGGTCTATGAGAATGTAGCCACAGGACTGAAGCTGCGGGGGGTTCCCCAGGGGGAAATGAAAAAAAGGGTAGACCGCTGGCTCGAACTGCTGGGCATCGCCCACCTGGCCGGGCGCCGTTCCCACCAGCTCTCGGGGGGAGAAGCCCAGAGGGTCAGCCTGGCCCGGGCCTTTGCCCTGGAACCGGATGTTTTGTTCCTGGACGAACCCTTTTCCGCCCTGGACTTCCCCACCCGCCTGTCCCTGCTCAATGAACTGGACAGGCTTTTAAAAGACACGGGGATTGCTGCTATTTTTGTAACCCATGATTTTTCGGAGGTGCCCTACCTCACCGACCGGGTGGCCGTGCTCAAAAACGGCCGCCTGGTCAAAACAGGCACCTTCGAGGAAATATTTAAAGTAAAACCCCGGCGGGAAAACTACATTACATCCCTTTACCGGGTTTTTGAAAGCGACGCGGCGGGGTAA
- a CDS encoding ABC transporter permease, whose translation MEIFWQGLVEAVRLLATGDPEVLDITLRTLKISGLATLISVLIGVPLGTLLALTNFPGRRFLVSVVNFGMGLPPVVVGLAVWLTFTRYGPLGFLDLLYTPAAMVVAQAIIASPIVAGFTVAAMQSLNPKIPLQILALGASRCQLLWLLVREARLGLLAAVMAGFGGVISEVGASMMVGGNIAGSTRVLTTATVLAVGQGKYELATALSIILLLLAYGITAFLTMAQQRGSHA comes from the coding sequence TTGGAAATCTTCTGGCAGGGTCTTGTGGAGGCCGTTCGTTTGCTGGCGACAGGCGATCCTGAAGTTCTGGATATTACCTTACGCACTTTAAAAATCTCCGGTTTGGCCACACTGATCAGTGTGCTCATTGGCGTTCCCCTGGGGACCCTTCTGGCCCTGACCAATTTCCCCGGCCGCCGTTTTCTGGTCAGTGTGGTTAACTTTGGCATGGGCCTGCCGCCGGTGGTGGTGGGACTGGCGGTCTGGCTTACCTTTACCCGGTACGGGCCCCTGGGTTTTCTCGATCTCCTTTACACCCCTGCGGCCATGGTGGTGGCCCAGGCCATTATTGCTTCCCCTATAGTGGCGGGTTTTACCGTGGCTGCCATGCAGTCTTTAAACCCGAAGATTCCCCTGCAGATCCTGGCCCTGGGGGCTTCCCGGTGTCAATTGCTGTGGCTTCTGGTGCGGGAGGCCCGGCTGGGCCTGCTGGCCGCGGTTATGGCCGGGTTTGGCGGCGTGATTTCCGAGGTGGGCGCCTCCATGATGGTCGGCGGCAACATCGCCGGAAGCACCCGGGTGCTTACGACGGCCACGGTACTGGCAGTGGGCCAGGGCAAGTATGAGCTGGCCACCGCCTTAAGCATCATTTTGCTCCTCCTGGCCTACGGTATTACCGCCTTTTTAACCATGGCCCAGCAGCGCGGCAGCCATGCTTAA
- a CDS encoding pyridoxamine 5'-phosphate oxidase family protein, protein MPKITEEMKSIIERELCFIVTADKTGQPSAAPKASMAVLDQQTLAYGEAIGKQTYRNLLENPRVAVVVADRQSMKGYRFVGRAELIFEGPLYERFVEEFAKMGVPKPKAAVKISIDEIYDLSVSNPGEKII, encoded by the coding sequence ATGCCTAAGATTACTGAGGAAATGAAGTCCATCATTGAGAGGGAGCTGTGCTTTATAGTAACTGCTGATAAAACGGGGCAGCCGTCTGCAGCCCCCAAGGCTTCCATGGCGGTGCTAGACCAACAAACCCTAGCGTATGGTGAAGCGATTGGAAAGCAAACTTACCGGAACTTACTGGAAAACCCCAGAGTTGCCGTAGTGGTTGCCGACCGACAGTCGATGAAAGGCTATCGATTTGTTGGCCGGGCCGAGTTGATTTTTGAAGGCCCCCTTTATGAACGCTTTGTTGAAGAATTTGCTAAAATGGGTGTGCCCAAGCCCAAAGCAGCAGTAAAAATTTCTATAGATGAGATTTATGATCTTTCGGTAAGTAACCCGGGAGAAAAAATCATTTGA
- a CDS encoding 4Fe-4S dicluster domain-containing protein, producing MAKELAVNPGKRIGCCTCALTCAITHHGEFNLTKACIQITRHEFDGTFAITFSSCCRGCKKCALACHAGSPAGG from the coding sequence ATGGCAAAGGAACTGGCGGTCAACCCCGGCAAACGTATCGGCTGTTGCACCTGTGCCCTGACCTGTGCCATTACCCACCATGGGGAGTTCAACCTTACAAAAGCCTGTATCCAGATCACCAGGCATGAGTTTGACGGGACATTTGCGATTACCTTTTCATCCTGTTGCCGCGGCTGCAAAAAATGTGCCCTGGCCTGCCACGCGGGGAGCCCTGCGGGTGGTTGA
- the larC gene encoding nickel pincer cofactor biosynthesis protein LarC, protein MTKDELRLLLEDVQSGRLKVDAALDRLKTLPFEDLGFAKVDHHRALRKGFPELVFCQGKTTEQVVEIVQRLCGDNRTVLATRPGREVYEDGGGLNVRVAYFDCFSGISGDMCLGALIGAGVDFEHLAGELKKLLVEGYRLRLEKVKQGGISAINFFVDVDAHGQPDRHLKDIEEIIAQSSLPEEVKEKSKAVFHCLARAEARVHDTTPERIHFHEVGAVDAIIDVVGTVLGLHLLGVEKVIVSPLPMGRGLIRCMHGLIPSPAPATLEILSERKVPVYGAGVDGELVTPTGAALAATLGNDFGEMPPMTVFRVGYGAGKKTFKHPNLLRVIIGEAQDNCKNTINLALPGGQLHGLPNHHGHN, encoded by the coding sequence ATGACTAAAGATGAATTACGTCTATTGCTGGAGGATGTGCAGAGCGGCCGCCTGAAAGTGGATGCGGCTTTGGACAGGCTCAAGACACTGCCCTTTGAAGACCTCGGGTTTGCCAAGGTGGATCACCACCGGGCCCTGCGCAAGGGTTTCCCGGAATTGGTTTTCTGCCAGGGCAAAACCACGGAACAAGTAGTGGAGATTGTGCAGAGGCTTTGCGGGGACAACCGGACCGTTCTGGCCACCCGGCCCGGCCGGGAGGTTTATGAAGATGGTGGGGGTCTGAATGTGAGAGTAGCGTACTTTGATTGTTTTTCCGGCATTAGCGGTGATATGTGCCTCGGTGCGTTGATTGGCGCGGGGGTGGATTTCGAACATCTGGCCGGGGAATTAAAAAAACTGCTGGTGGAAGGTTACCGGTTGCGCCTGGAAAAAGTGAAGCAGGGTGGCATATCGGCTATTAACTTCTTTGTAGACGTGGACGCCCACGGCCAGCCAGACAGGCATTTGAAGGATATTGAGGAAATAATTGCCCAAAGCTCCCTGCCCGAAGAGGTGAAAGAGAAAAGCAAAGCGGTATTCCACTGCCTGGCCCGGGCTGAAGCCAGGGTGCACGATACAACCCCCGAGCGCATTCACTTTCACGAGGTGGGTGCGGTAGATGCCATCATCGACGTGGTGGGCACCGTGCTCGGGCTGCATCTGCTGGGCGTGGAAAAAGTCATCGTTTCACCCCTGCCCATGGGAAGGGGGCTTATTCGCTGCATGCACGGGCTGATCCCGTCGCCTGCCCCGGCCACGCTGGAGATTCTATCTGAAAGGAAAGTGCCGGTCTACGGGGCCGGCGTTGACGGCGAACTGGTGACGCCAACGGGGGCCGCCCTGGCGGCCACCCTGGGCAACGACTTTGGGGAAATGCCCCCCATGACCGTTTTCCGGGTTGGTTACGGGGCCGGAAAGAAAACTTTTAAGCACCCCAACCTGCTGCGCGTGATCATCGGAGAAGCTCAGGATAATTGTAAAAATACCATTAACCTTGCCTTACCCGGCGGTCAATTACATGGGTTGCCCAACCATCATGGACATAATTGA
- the fdhD gene encoding formate dehydrogenase accessory sulfurtransferase FdhD, with product MVLPKTTTVTIKKVTGHHTAVIEDQVIREVPVTLFLNDEELVTLVCSPDHLEELAVGFLCSEGILQRRTDLMGVFIRPEEGLIWVETSRPVPGRKNFLKRYITTCCGRGRTSFYFINDARGISPVTSSLIIRADSILNFARELEEAAAMFQSTGGTHGAALYSQNERLLFYEDIGRHNAVDKIFGRAFLDDMDLRDKLLVFSGRVSSEILIKVARMGIPILIARGAPTDLALEMAKAVGITVVGFARDDRMNIYTHGERVIVP from the coding sequence ATGGTCTTACCCAAAACCACCACCGTAACCATAAAAAAAGTAACCGGTCATCATACAGCGGTTATCGAAGATCAGGTGATCAGAGAAGTACCGGTAACCCTATTTTTGAATGATGAGGAACTGGTTACCCTGGTCTGTTCGCCGGATCACCTGGAAGAGCTGGCAGTGGGTTTTTTATGCTCTGAAGGGATCCTCCAGAGGCGTACGGACTTAATGGGTGTCTTTATCCGCCCCGAGGAAGGATTGATTTGGGTGGAAACTTCAAGACCGGTTCCAGGCCGGAAGAACTTTTTAAAGCGCTACATCACCACCTGCTGCGGCCGGGGTCGTACCTCCTTTTATTTTATCAATGATGCCCGGGGTATATCACCGGTAACCTCATCCCTGATCATCAGGGCCGACTCAATACTTAACTTCGCCCGGGAGCTGGAAGAAGCAGCCGCCATGTTTCAATCCACCGGCGGTACCCATGGAGCAGCCCTGTACTCTCAGAACGAACGCCTGCTGTTTTATGAGGATATCGGCCGGCATAATGCCGTGGATAAGATCTTTGGCCGCGCCTTTTTGGACGATATGGACTTAAGGGATAAACTGCTGGTTTTCAGCGGCCGCGTTTCTTCGGAAATCCTGATCAAGGTGGCCCGCATGGGTATCCCCATTCTCATTGCCCGGGGCGCACCCACCGACCTGGCCCTGGAAATGGCCAAAGCGGTGGGCATCACCGTGGTAGGATTTGCCCGGGACGACAGAATGAACATATATACCCATGGTGAACGGGTTATCGTGCCGTAG
- a CDS encoding MogA/MoaB family molybdenum cofactor biosynthesis protein, with amino-acid sequence MWRVGILTASDKGSRGEREDKSAQVIRDMVAGIGGKVVSYRIVPDDLDVLKEILIKMVDQEKLDLILTTGGTGFSPRDNTPEATRAVIEREVPGIPEAMRYESLKKTPRAMLSRAVAGIRHQTLIINLPGSARAVRECLEVILPALSHGLEILTGRSGECGAD; translated from the coding sequence ATGTGGCGTGTAGGTATTCTTACGGCCAGTGACAAGGGCTCCCGGGGTGAACGGGAGGATAAGAGCGCGCAGGTAATCCGGGATATGGTGGCCGGCATCGGGGGGAAAGTGGTGTCTTACCGTATTGTGCCCGATGACCTGGATGTCTTAAAGGAAATACTCATTAAAATGGTCGATCAGGAGAAGCTGGACCTGATTTTAACTACCGGGGGTACGGGTTTTAGCCCGCGGGACAACACCCCCGAGGCGACCCGGGCGGTTATTGAGCGGGAGGTGCCGGGTATTCCCGAGGCGATGCGCTACGAAAGCCTCAAGAAGACTCCCCGGGCCATGCTCAGCCGGGCCGTAGCTGGCATCCGTCACCAAACGCTCATCATCAACCTGCCGGGCAGTGCCAGGGCGGTCAGGGAGTGCCTGGAAGTGATTTTACCGGCGCTTTCTCACGGATTGGAAATACTGACCGGCCGGAGCGGGGAGTGCGGGGCGGATTAA